The Xanthomonas sontii genome contains a region encoding:
- a CDS encoding M28 family metallopeptidase: protein MKRPIVSLLALALSGASLAAPPPAPTFDTKRLSADVKTLASDAYEGRAPGSAGEEKTVAYLSAQFQAAGLQPGGDLRDGKRLWTQAVPLRRADIVGTPQLAIASGDQRQALTQGQQIAVRAALDGSSQVTLDGAPLVFVGYGVKAPERGWDDFKGVDLKGKIAVVLINDPDFETGKGAFDGKGMTYYGRWTYKFEEGARQGAAGVLIVHETAPASYGWATVANSNTNSMFDVVRDDPKSVHPELEGWIQRDLAVDLFKRAGLDFDALKKQAQSRDFKPVELKGERLYADYAVKSEVITSHNVVARLPGKTRPDDTLIYTAHWDHLGVGAPDSKGDHIFNGALDNASGVAALLELARAFAKGPAPQRSVVFMAVTAEEKGLLGSEYYASKPLYPLARTVAVINMDGMSPFGPSRDFGIYGTAKLELLDDLKRVAKGWDLRYTPDPKPEAGYFFRSDHFSFAKRGVPALSFAAGQDWVDGGVAAGKAASDDYTAKRYHQPGDEWQPNWTFAGAARDMQVLYTLGEELANSTQWPNWSRDSEFRATRDASAAQRQAAPAK, encoded by the coding sequence GTGAAACGACCGATCGTGAGCCTGCTGGCGCTTGCGCTGTCCGGCGCCAGCCTGGCGGCACCGCCGCCCGCACCGACCTTCGACACCAAGCGCTTGTCCGCCGACGTCAAGACACTGGCCTCCGATGCCTACGAGGGCCGCGCCCCGGGCTCGGCGGGCGAGGAGAAGACCGTGGCCTATCTGAGCGCGCAGTTCCAGGCGGCCGGCCTGCAGCCCGGCGGCGACCTGCGCGACGGCAAGCGCCTGTGGACCCAGGCGGTGCCGCTGCGCCGCGCCGACATCGTCGGTACGCCGCAGCTGGCCATCGCCAGCGGCGACCAGCGGCAGGCCCTGACCCAGGGCCAGCAGATCGCCGTGCGCGCCGCGCTCGACGGCAGCAGCCAGGTGACCCTGGACGGCGCGCCGCTGGTGTTCGTCGGCTACGGCGTCAAGGCGCCCGAGCGCGGCTGGGACGACTTCAAGGGCGTGGACCTGAAGGGCAAGATCGCGGTGGTGCTGATCAACGACCCCGATTTCGAGACCGGCAAGGGTGCGTTCGACGGCAAGGGCATGACCTACTACGGCCGCTGGACCTACAAGTTCGAGGAAGGCGCGCGGCAGGGCGCGGCCGGCGTGCTGATCGTGCACGAGACCGCACCGGCGTCCTACGGCTGGGCCACCGTCGCCAACTCCAATACCAACAGCATGTTCGATGTGGTCCGCGACGATCCCAAGTCGGTGCACCCGGAGCTGGAGGGCTGGATCCAGCGCGACCTGGCGGTGGACCTGTTCAAGCGCGCCGGGCTGGATTTCGATGCGCTGAAGAAGCAGGCGCAATCGCGCGACTTCAAGCCGGTGGAGCTGAAGGGCGAGCGCCTGTACGCCGACTACGCGGTGAAGTCGGAGGTGATCACCTCGCACAACGTGGTCGCGCGCCTGCCCGGCAAGACCCGGCCGGACGACACCCTCATCTACACCGCGCACTGGGATCACCTGGGCGTGGGCGCGCCCGACTCCAAGGGCGACCACATCTTCAACGGCGCGCTGGACAACGCCAGCGGCGTCGCCGCGCTGCTGGAACTGGCCCGCGCCTTCGCCAAGGGCCCGGCGCCGCAGCGCTCGGTGGTGTTCATGGCGGTCACGGCCGAGGAAAAGGGCCTGCTCGGCTCGGAGTACTACGCCTCCAAGCCGCTGTATCCGCTGGCGCGCACGGTGGCGGTGATCAACATGGACGGCATGAGCCCGTTCGGGCCCTCGCGCGATTTCGGCATCTACGGCACCGCCAAGCTGGAACTGCTCGACGACCTCAAGCGCGTGGCCAAGGGTTGGGACCTGCGCTACACGCCCGATCCGAAGCCGGAAGCCGGCTACTTCTTCCGCTCGGATCACTTCTCCTTCGCCAAGCGCGGCGTGCCGGCGCTGTCCTTTGCCGCCGGCCAGGACTGGGTGGACGGCGGCGTGGCGGCCGGCAAGGCCGCCTCGGACGACTACACCGCCAAGCGCTACCACCAGCCCGGCGACGAATGGCAGCCGAACTGGACCTTCGCCGGCGCCGCGCGCGACATGCAGGTGCTGTACACGCTGGGCGAGGAACTGGCCAATTCGACGCAGTGGCCGAACTGGAGCCGCGACTCCGAGTTCCGCGCCACCCGCGACGCCAGCGCCGCACAGCGCCAAGCCGCGCCCGCCAAGTGA
- a CDS encoding cellulase family glycosylhydrolase, whose product MSPLTRITRCVLAAALLAASGSAWSYAVSKGTVVDDRGNAVQLRGVNWFGFEGSAHTVHGLWARNWKDMITQMQGLGFNAVRLPFCPQTLRGVAPTSIDYGRNPDLQGLNSLQVLDKVVNELSSRGMYVLLDHHSPDCQGISELWYTDSYSEQQWLSDLTFVAKRYASVPGVIGIDLKNEPNGRNTWGTGNLKTDWNKAVERASAAVLKVAPKWLIVVEGITDNPTCSSSYGYWWGGNLEPLTCTKLNVPANRLLLSPHVYGPDVNWQPYFGDSSFPANMPAIWERQFGQLTQLGYTMMIGEFGGNEGRNQAQDPILQKALIDYLIKKNIRSGFYWAWNPNSRDTGGVLDDDWTTVRTEKMTGLKRLWGDTSGTTPTPTPTPTPTPTPEPTPTPTPTPAPGSASFSTKVIVDSDWNAGYCERVQVTNSGSATGNWAVTLSISGTVNNLWNATWKQSGTTLSASGVDWNKTLAPGATAEFGFCAAR is encoded by the coding sequence ATGTCCCCTCTCACCCGCATCACCCGTTGCGTGCTGGCCGCCGCGCTGCTGGCCGCCAGCGGTTCGGCCTGGAGTTACGCCGTCAGCAAAGGCACGGTGGTGGACGACCGCGGCAACGCGGTGCAGCTGCGTGGCGTCAACTGGTTCGGCTTCGAAGGCAGCGCGCACACCGTGCATGGCCTGTGGGCGCGCAACTGGAAGGACATGATCACGCAGATGCAGGGCCTGGGCTTCAACGCCGTGCGCCTGCCGTTCTGCCCGCAGACCCTGCGCGGCGTCGCGCCGACCAGCATCGACTACGGCCGCAACCCGGACCTGCAGGGCCTGAATTCGCTGCAGGTGCTGGACAAGGTGGTCAACGAGTTGAGCAGCCGCGGCATGTACGTGCTGCTGGACCACCACTCGCCCGATTGCCAGGGCATCTCGGAGCTCTGGTACACCGACTCCTACAGCGAGCAGCAGTGGCTCAGCGATCTGACGTTCGTGGCCAAGCGCTACGCGTCGGTGCCGGGCGTGATCGGCATCGACCTGAAGAACGAGCCGAACGGCCGCAACACCTGGGGCACCGGCAACCTCAAGACCGACTGGAACAAGGCGGTCGAGCGCGCCTCGGCGGCGGTGCTGAAGGTGGCGCCGAAGTGGCTGATCGTGGTCGAGGGCATCACCGACAACCCGACCTGCTCCAGCAGCTACGGCTACTGGTGGGGCGGCAACCTGGAACCGCTGACCTGCACCAAGCTCAACGTGCCGGCCAACCGCCTGCTGCTGTCGCCGCACGTGTACGGCCCGGACGTGAACTGGCAGCCCTACTTCGGCGACAGCAGCTTCCCGGCCAACATGCCGGCGATCTGGGAGCGCCAGTTCGGCCAGCTGACCCAGCTCGGTTACACCATGATGATCGGTGAGTTCGGCGGCAACGAAGGCCGCAACCAGGCGCAGGACCCGATCCTGCAGAAGGCGCTGATCGACTACCTGATCAAGAAGAACATCCGCAGCGGCTTCTACTGGGCATGGAACCCGAACAGCCGCGACACCGGCGGCGTGCTCGACGACGACTGGACCACCGTGCGCACCGAGAAGATGACCGGGCTCAAGCGGCTGTGGGGCGACACCAGCGGCACCACGCCGACGCCGACGCCCACTCCGACCCCGACGCCCACCCCGGAGCCGACCCCGACCCCCACGCCGACCCCGGCCCCGGGCAGCGCCAGCTTCAGCACCAAGGTCATCGTCGACAGCGACTGGAACGCCGGCTACTGCGAACGCGTGCAGGTGACCAACAGCGGCAGCGCCACCGGCAACTGGGCGGTCACCCTGTCCATCAGCGGCACCGTCAACAACCTGTGGAACGCCACCTGGAAGCAGTCGGGCACCACCCTCAGCGCCAGCGGCGTGGACTGGAACAAGACCCTGGCCCCCGGCGCCACCGCCGAGTTCGGGTTCTGCGCCGCCCGCTGA